One part of the Sporosarcina ureae genome encodes these proteins:
- a CDS encoding M20/M25/M40 family metallo-hydrolase: MNTQRLLQEFLELVKIDSETKNERNIADILTKKLQELGFDVTEDDTAEKTGHGAGNLIANLPGTVTDADPIFFTCHMDTVVPGQSIQPIVKEDGYVYSDGTTILGADDKAGIAALLEMAKVIQESDKPHGPIQFIITAGEESGLVGAKAMNPDYLKAKYGFAVDSDGEVGGIVTAAPYQSKLWTTIYGKTAHAGVAPEKGISAISLAAKSIAGMKLGRIDEETTANIGRFEGGKATNIVCEEAFILSEVRSINPDKMKQQIDLMVEKFASTSESLGGKAETETQLMYPGFSIGDDEEVVQVAMKSIRNIGREPKIMTSGGGSDGNVFNGMGVPTVTLSVGYEEIHTKNERMPVKELEKLTELLLEIVGNAIHTA, encoded by the coding sequence TTGAATACACAACGATTACTTCAAGAATTTTTGGAGTTAGTAAAAATTGATTCTGAAACTAAAAACGAACGAAATATTGCAGACATTCTGACGAAGAAATTGCAGGAATTAGGCTTTGACGTGACCGAAGATGATACAGCGGAAAAGACAGGACACGGTGCAGGTAATTTAATTGCCAACTTGCCGGGTACAGTGACTGACGCGGATCCGATTTTCTTCACATGTCATATGGATACAGTCGTTCCAGGACAATCTATTCAGCCAATCGTCAAAGAAGATGGCTATGTCTACAGTGACGGCACAACGATTTTGGGTGCTGACGATAAAGCTGGGATTGCCGCTCTTCTAGAAATGGCGAAAGTCATCCAAGAGTCAGACAAGCCTCATGGCCCAATCCAGTTCATTATCACTGCTGGTGAAGAGAGCGGATTAGTCGGAGCGAAAGCGATGAATCCTGACTATTTGAAGGCGAAATACGGCTTTGCGGTCGATAGCGACGGAGAAGTAGGCGGCATTGTTACGGCTGCTCCTTATCAGTCGAAATTATGGACGACGATTTACGGTAAGACAGCTCACGCTGGTGTGGCGCCTGAAAAAGGGATTTCTGCTATTTCACTTGCAGCTAAATCCATTGCGGGCATGAAACTAGGTAGAATCGATGAAGAGACGACAGCGAATATCGGTCGTTTTGAAGGCGGGAAAGCTACGAATATCGTTTGTGAAGAAGCTTTCATCCTGTCTGAAGTTCGCTCGATCAATCCTGATAAAATGAAGCAACAAATCGACTTAATGGTCGAGAAGTTTGCTTCAACTTCTGAATCGTTAGGTGGTAAAGCGGAAACTGAAACACAACTCATGTATCCTGGTTTCTCGATAGGGGATGACGAAGAAGTCGTGCAAGTAGCGATGAAATCCATCCGCAATATCGGTCGTGAACCTAAAATTATGACAAGTGGCGGCGGAAGTGATGGCAATGTGTTCAACGGTATGGGTGTTCCAACTGTCACATTGTCTGTCGGTTATGAAGAGATTCATACGAAAAATGAACGCATGCCGGTGAAAGAGTTGGAGAAGCTGACTGAATTATTGCTTGAAATTGTCGGTAATGCAATTCACACGGCGTAA
- a CDS encoding chemotaxis protein CheW produces the protein MQTVIVRTGNEEYALPVESVISIEKLEYVTPIPHLPPYLLGLMKSRGELVPILDLSQILYHQATPRDIESHVVVVKTDQLEVGLLVLDAREILELPEDRLTSTALKAYSKTPYFVTVANLEDRVVTVIDPNIMADTLHGMDEISSYMKEQHQSN, from the coding sequence ATGCAAACTGTGATAGTACGGACAGGCAATGAAGAATATGCACTGCCGGTAGAATCGGTGATTTCCATCGAGAAACTGGAATACGTCACACCGATTCCTCATCTTCCCCCGTATTTACTTGGACTGATGAAATCGCGTGGTGAACTGGTGCCTATTCTCGATTTAAGTCAAATCCTATATCATCAAGCGACACCACGGGATATCGAATCCCATGTAGTTGTCGTGAAAACGGATCAGCTTGAAGTTGGTTTATTAGTGCTAGACGCAAGAGAGATCTTGGAATTGCCAGAGGACCGGTTAACTTCTACCGCGTTAAAAGCCTATTCAAAAACACCTTACTTCGTGACTGTAGCGAATTTGGAAGATCGCGTCGTAACTGTCATTGATCCGAATATTATGGCGGACACACTTCATGGGATGGATGAAATCTCTAGCTATATGAAGGAACAGCATCAATCAAATTAG
- a CDS encoding DNA polymerase IV codes for MTDLTIANPRVIMHLDMNSFFASVEQAANPKLKGIPLAVAGNPKERRGILVTCSYEARAFGVYTTMTVGEAKRLCPNLTIIPPRHELYRQMSDSVFEILRSYTEWVEPVSIDEAYIDTTEIGGLTRAYDLAREIQLRILAELDLPCSIGIAPNKFLAKTASDMKKPMGITILRKREVQKKLWPLPVIEMHGIGKRTEEKLHSAGIKTLGDLATAEKITLEALLGKNGLRLKQRANGIDTRPVDPESAEERKSIGSSTTLPIDLTEFEECVPIFERLAKKVAARLETKLLAGMTISIQIRYADWQNTTRSRTLQQAVYLEEDITKVALQLFRQHWNDEPIRLLGITAANVIERSEMVKQLTFDNYEQQEKEYEMDQLMSSLTQRFGDGIIKKGFTKN; via the coding sequence ATGACGGATCTGACTATCGCTAATCCACGTGTCATTATGCATCTTGATATGAACAGCTTCTTTGCCTCTGTTGAACAGGCTGCGAATCCTAAGCTGAAAGGAATTCCACTTGCGGTCGCCGGTAACCCAAAAGAACGCAGAGGAATTCTCGTGACATGTTCATATGAGGCAAGGGCATTCGGTGTTTACACGACGATGACTGTTGGAGAAGCTAAACGCCTCTGTCCAAATTTAACGATTATTCCACCACGTCATGAATTATACCGGCAGATGTCTGATTCCGTTTTTGAAATCCTCCGAAGTTATACAGAATGGGTGGAACCTGTTTCCATCGATGAAGCGTATATCGATACGACGGAGATTGGTGGATTGACACGTGCATATGATTTGGCCCGGGAAATCCAGTTGCGTATTTTAGCAGAACTCGATTTGCCATGCTCAATTGGCATTGCACCGAATAAATTTTTAGCAAAGACTGCTTCTGACATGAAGAAGCCGATGGGAATTACAATTTTACGCAAACGTGAAGTACAGAAAAAACTTTGGCCATTGCCCGTTATAGAGATGCATGGAATCGGCAAGCGGACGGAAGAGAAATTGCATAGTGCGGGTATCAAGACGTTGGGTGATTTGGCTACTGCTGAAAAAATCACGTTAGAAGCATTACTCGGAAAAAATGGGCTGCGCTTGAAACAACGTGCAAACGGTATCGATACGCGGCCAGTTGATCCAGAAAGCGCGGAAGAACGCAAAAGTATCGGCAGCTCCACGACACTGCCAATTGATTTGACTGAGTTTGAAGAATGCGTGCCCATATTCGAACGTTTGGCGAAAAAAGTGGCCGCACGATTGGAAACGAAACTTTTGGCAGGCATGACGATCAGTATCCAAATCCGCTACGCCGATTGGCAGAACACGACGAGGAGCAGAACGCTTCAGCAAGCTGTCTATCTTGAAGAAGATATTACGAAAGTGGCACTGCAATTGTTTCGGCAACACTGGAATGATGAGCCAATTCGATTGCTTGGCATAACGGCGGCCAACGTCATTGAACGTTCCGAAATGGTCAAACAACTGACGTTCGATAATTATGAACAACAGGAAAAGGAATATGAAATGGATCAGCTCATGTCGAGCCTGACGCAACGTTTCGGAGATGGTATTATTAAAAAAGGATTTACGAAGAATTAG
- the rnz gene encoding ribonuclease Z yields MDIEFLGTGAGMPSKQRNTSALVLDLTDENKENWLFDCGEATQHQLLHSAIKPKKITKIFITHLHGDHIFGLPGFLSSRAFLGGGDPVDLYGPAGLKEWLQHTYKVTGTYLPYKLNVHEIHDGMILETDEFKVYAKEVQHVIQSFGFRIEQKELPGTLLIDKAIEQGVPKGPLLQRLKDGLDVELDNGQIVYSKDVTTEKKKGFVITVIGDTSYCAASVELAQDADILIHEATFTDEYAEGAKEFGHSTIVEAATVAKEANVKNLIANHISARFMPSEMPAFIAEGTEVFEAISIADDFARYQWKHGELTKLVKN; encoded by the coding sequence GTGGACATAGAATTTTTGGGGACAGGCGCAGGAATGCCTTCAAAGCAACGCAATACATCTGCACTCGTTCTCGACCTGACAGATGAGAACAAGGAAAATTGGCTGTTTGACTGTGGAGAAGCGACGCAACATCAATTATTGCACAGTGCGATCAAGCCAAAGAAAATCACAAAAATCTTCATTACGCATTTACATGGTGACCATATTTTCGGATTACCTGGTTTTCTCAGTTCGCGCGCATTTTTAGGCGGCGGTGATCCCGTTGATCTGTATGGGCCAGCAGGCTTGAAAGAATGGTTGCAACATACTTATAAAGTGACGGGTACATACTTGCCTTACAAGCTGAACGTTCATGAAATTCATGACGGCATGATTCTTGAAACGGATGAATTCAAGGTTTACGCGAAAGAAGTCCAGCATGTCATCCAAAGTTTTGGCTTTCGTATTGAACAAAAAGAGTTGCCGGGTACATTGTTGATCGACAAAGCGATTGAACAAGGTGTTCCGAAAGGTCCGTTGTTACAGCGATTGAAAGACGGTCTTGATGTTGAGCTCGACAATGGGCAGATTGTTTACAGCAAAGACGTCACGACAGAGAAGAAAAAAGGCTTTGTTATTACAGTCATTGGGGATACGTCGTATTGCGCGGCTTCCGTTGAACTGGCACAAGACGCAGATATCCTCATTCACGAAGCAACATTCACCGATGAATACGCTGAAGGCGCGAAAGAATTCGGTCATTCAACTATTGTGGAAGCGGCGACTGTCGCGAAAGAAGCAAACGTTAAGAATTTAATTGCCAACCATATTAGCGCACGTTTTATGCCAAGTGAAATGCCCGCATTCATTGCGGAAGGTACTGAAGTGTTCGAGGCTATTTCCATTGCGGATGATTTTGCGCGTTATCAGTGGAAACATGGCGAATTAACGAAGTTAGTGAAAAATTAA
- the proC gene encoding pyrroline-5-carboxylate reductase yields MKKILFVGAGQMAEAIIAGIVNKRVLYEENVYVMNRSDKDRLDELESRYGITKVCEDRDFIKNVDLVVLATKPKDVEKVMQDIAPYLGEDTTVLSVIAGISIETFENGLGKRPIARSMPNTSATIGKAASGIAFNKAVSDKMKQSILSLLNAIGIVKVVEEDDLHAVTALSGSGPAYIYYLVEAMEEAAVAQGLDAADARELIVQTIYGAASMLQKTGEEPSVLRTNVTSPGGTTAAGLRSLEDHNFKTIISDCLISAENRSRQLGSRK; encoded by the coding sequence ATGAAGAAAATTTTATTTGTAGGAGCCGGACAGATGGCTGAAGCTATTATTGCGGGAATCGTAAATAAACGAGTACTATATGAAGAAAACGTCTATGTGATGAACCGTTCAGACAAAGATCGTTTAGATGAACTCGAGTCGCGTTATGGCATTACGAAAGTGTGCGAAGACCGGGATTTCATTAAGAATGTGGACTTGGTCGTTCTCGCGACAAAGCCTAAAGACGTAGAGAAAGTTATGCAGGATATCGCCCCGTATCTCGGAGAAGACACGACGGTCCTTTCGGTCATTGCTGGCATTTCCATCGAGACATTTGAAAACGGCCTTGGCAAACGTCCGATTGCGCGCTCGATGCCGAACACGTCCGCTACTATAGGAAAAGCGGCAAGCGGTATCGCATTCAATAAAGCAGTGTCAGATAAAATGAAACAATCCATTTTGAGCTTGTTAAATGCGATCGGCATCGTTAAAGTCGTCGAAGAAGATGATCTGCACGCAGTCACAGCCCTTTCCGGCAGCGGCCCGGCATATATTTATTACCTCGTCGAAGCGATGGAAGAAGCAGCGGTAGCCCAAGGTTTAGATGCAGCGGATGCTAGGGAGCTCATTGTTCAAACCATTTACGGAGCGGCATCCATGTTGCAAAAGACTGGTGAAGAACCAAGTGTGTTGCGGACAAATGTGACGAGTCCTGGCGGTACGACCGCAGCAGGTCTGCGTTCTTTAGAAGACCATAACTTTAAGACAATTATTTCGGACTGCTTGATCAGTGCAGAAAATAGGTCACGTCAACTCGGTTCTAGGAAATAA